CTTCGGGTTCCTGGAGAGGAGGGCTTCGAGCTGCCCGGCGAGCTGCGTGGGGGCGGAGAGGCCGTAGGCGCGCGTCCACTCGCCGGTGGCCTCGTTGCCCAGCAGCACCACGGGGGTGTGGGACTCCTTCGTCGCCACCGCGCCGCCCAGCGCCGTGAGCGCGCGCTGGACGCGCTCCGCCGGGCCGGTGACGAACGTCCAGCCCTCGCGGCGGTCGAACTTCCCGGCGTAGCGCGCGAGACGCTCGGGGGTGTCCGCCGCCGGATCCAACGAGATGGAGATGAGGTACACGTCCTTGCCGAGCCGCTCGCCCAACTCCTTCTGCAGCCGGCTGAAGACGGCCGTCATGGGCGAGCAGATGGTGCTGCACGTGGTGAAGACGAAGTTCACCGCCACCACCCGCCCCTTCATCAGGTCCGAGTACAGGCGCACCGGCCTGCCGTCCTGATCCACGAGCTGCTCATCGGGAATCACCAGCTTGCGCGCGGGCTCACTCCGGGCCGGCGCCACGGCCGCCCCCTGCTCTCCAGCCATCGCCACCGAGCCGGCCAGCAGCAGCGCCAGCGCCACACCGTGCGGACGCGTCTTCATGGATTCACTCCTCCAGCGAGGCGCGTGGCCGCCTTGACGTCCGTTCCCTCCACCACGCCCAGGGTGACAGGCCAGAACGAGCCGAGCGGCGCACCGCGAGACTCCACTCCGGCCAGGAACTTGAACTGCCCCGGCGCTGGCGGCCGGAAGGTGACCTCGAACTCGCCGTCGCCCAGCGCACGCGGGCTGCCGCGCCACTGCCACGCGCCGGGCGAGCGGAAGAGCAGCACGGAGACCTCCTCGGCGCGCACGGGCTCGCCGGAGCCGGAGTCCGTGAGATGGAAGCGCAGCGCGTGCTCCTCGCCGGCCTTCCAGCGCATGGAGGCATCGAAGCGCGGCTCCAGTTGCACCCGGTGCGCCTGCCGCGCCGTCACCTCGGCCGAGGCCCCCACCCGCTGCTCCAGGCAGGCCACGACACGCGGGCTGTCCAGCAGGAACGCCACGTCATAGGTGCCGGGCTCCTTCACCCGCACCTGCGTGCTGTACACGCCGGGCCGCACCTCCTCGAGCGAGCGATTGAGGACGAGCACGGCCTTGGGCTCGCGGCCGTAGTTCAGCAGCGTGCCCATGGGGGCCATCATGCCCTCGCGGTAGAAGTAGAGGGACTTGTCCGCCGGGCTGGAGACGATGACGCCATCGCCCTTGGGGACGGGCACGAACGGAGCGGCGAGCCCGAGTCCCCGCGCCTCCTCGGGAGCCTTCTGGCCCACCTGCACATCCACCACCCCCGGGGCCGCCGGCTGCTCCAGCGAGGCCAGCTTCACCAGCGAGATGCGCGGGTCCCCGGTGTTGCGCACGTAGGCATAGCCATCCGTGAAGGACACCGCGTCGGGCGCGTCGAAACCGTTGAGCACGTGCCGGGCCTGACCCGACGAGGCATCCAGCACCGTCACCTCGTTGCGCGCGCCATTCACCACGAAGGCCCAGCGGCCC
The sequence above is drawn from the Archangium gephyra genome and encodes:
- a CDS encoding SCO family protein, producing MKTRPHGVALALLLAGSVAMAGEQGAAVAPARSEPARKLVIPDEQLVDQDGRPVRLYSDLMKGRVVAVNFVFTTCSTICSPMTAVFSRLQKELGERLGKDVYLISISLDPAADTPERLARYAGKFDRREGWTFVTGPAERVQRALTALGGAVATKESHTPVVLLGNEATGEWTRAYGLSAPTQLAGQLEALLSRNPKAPRKNPPSTARNTP